A window of the Candidatus Neomarinimicrobiota bacterium genome harbors these coding sequences:
- a CDS encoding sugar transferase, giving the protein MVKKNWPLLYSMLILVFDYLLMNAAFISALYLRFSSFTIIEDYIALLVVANIVFFPIAIVNGVYRGTFKIPLPTQKRQLKVVIIMLAFILALFVFLAKGEDYSRAVIIIFLMSQYFLLSVWRSLAYRLNQFLLKHGFGKKRSIIIGTDRHAVEFYDILKNHYRNHYQIYGFVVNGAPEKTLNSIRDSIIGKEENLPDILETHPTDNIFIVKETLSDSHVNGIRQSARRYHAKVKVVSPKTDDLIQRLNIRDITGIPFSTGPIRYRYMFVREKLKRMFDLFAVIVASVILAPMGLLIALLIKMTSKGPVFFKQDRSLYKGENTFSFLKFRTMYENAEELKDELRNQNESDGALFKMKNDPRVTPIGKILRKYSLDEIPQFINVLKGEMSIVGPRPLPVEDFEMLNGDLKKYNWCKIRGEAKPGITGLWQISGRSDLSFEEMCLLDLYYIENQSILFDIEIIFDTIPIVLLGKGAY; this is encoded by the coding sequence ATGGTAAAAAAAAACTGGCCTTTATTGTATAGCATGCTCATACTTGTCTTTGATTATCTTTTAATGAATGCAGCATTTATTTCTGCTTTATATTTGCGATTTTCATCATTTACAATCATTGAAGATTATATCGCGTTATTAGTCGTTGCTAATATCGTGTTTTTTCCGATTGCCATTGTGAATGGCGTATATCGAGGGACTTTTAAAATTCCACTGCCAACACAAAAGCGACAATTAAAGGTTGTGATTATTATGTTGGCATTCATTTTAGCGCTGTTTGTTTTTTTGGCAAAGGGAGAGGACTATTCCCGGGCAGTCATTATTATTTTCCTGATGAGTCAATATTTTTTACTTTCGGTATGGCGCTCTCTAGCATACAGGTTAAATCAATTCCTTTTAAAGCATGGCTTCGGAAAAAAACGAAGCATAATAATAGGCACTGATAGGCATGCAGTTGAATTTTACGACATACTGAAAAATCATTATAGAAATCATTATCAGATATACGGATTCGTTGTCAACGGCGCTCCGGAAAAAACGCTAAACTCAATCAGAGATTCGATTATCGGGAAGGAGGAGAATCTACCGGATATTCTGGAAACGCATCCCACAGATAACATTTTTATTGTGAAAGAGACCTTGTCGGACAGCCATGTAAACGGTATTCGGCAATCGGCCAGACGATATCACGCGAAAGTAAAGGTAGTTTCTCCTAAGACCGATGATTTAATTCAACGATTAAATATCCGGGATATCACCGGAATTCCATTTAGCACGGGCCCCATTCGTTACCGGTATATGTTTGTACGTGAGAAGTTAAAACGAATGTTTGACTTATTTGCAGTAATAGTGGCAAGTGTGATTCTCGCGCCGATGGGCCTCCTTATTGCATTATTAATTAAAATGACATCAAAAGGACCAGTATTTTTTAAGCAGGACCGATCATTATATAAGGGGGAAAATACCTTCTCATTTCTAAAGTTTCGTACCATGTATGAGAACGCAGAAGAATTAAAAGACGAATTACGGAATCAAAACGAATCTGACGGGGCGCTCTTTAAAATGAAAAACGATCCTCGGGTTACACCCATTGGGAAAATATTGCGAAAGTATAGTCTGGATGAAATTCCGCAGTTTATAAATGTTCTCAAGGGAGAGATGAGTATTGTGGGACCTCGTCCACTGCCAGTTGAAGATTTCGAGATGTTAAATGGTGATTTAAAGAAATATAATTGGTGCAAAATACGCGGTGAAGCCAAGCCAGGGATTACAGGGTTATGGCAAATATCTGGTCGCAGTGATCTTTCCTTTGAAGAAATGTGTTTGCTAGATTTATATTACATAGAAAATCAATCAATACTATTTGATATTGAAATAATATTCGATACTATTCCAATTGTTCTTCTCGGTAAAGGAGCTTACTAA
- the rfbC gene encoding dTDP-4-dehydrorhamnose 3,5-epimerase, which produces MEIVKEPLNGLLIIKPDIYEDERGFFLETWQQERYRCIGIKNKFVQDNWSRSFKGVLRGLHYQRSQPQGKLVSVRRGRIFDVAVDLRKNSKTFGVWYGEILSDKNHVQMYSPPGFAHGFSVLSECADVNYKCTAYYQPNDEYGIIWNDQDLAIDWMIKNPIISEKDKKFSSFSKIKASNKLPKPVNVSL; this is translated from the coding sequence ATGGAAATAGTTAAAGAGCCGCTCAACGGACTGTTAATAATAAAACCAGATATTTACGAGGATGAAAGAGGTTTTTTTCTGGAAACTTGGCAACAAGAACGATATAGATGTATAGGTATAAAAAATAAATTTGTGCAGGATAATTGGTCCCGTTCTTTCAAAGGAGTTTTGCGTGGCCTTCATTATCAAAGAAGCCAACCTCAGGGCAAACTGGTGAGTGTCCGTAGAGGTAGAATCTTCGATGTAGCGGTAGACTTGAGAAAAAACTCAAAGACATTTGGAGTTTGGTATGGTGAGATTTTAAGCGATAAAAATCATGTTCAAATGTATAGCCCTCCAGGGTTTGCACACGGGTTTTCTGTATTATCTGAATGCGCCGATGTGAATTATAAATGTACTGCTTATTATCAACCTAACGATGAATACGGAATTATTTGGAATGACCAGGACTTAGCAATTGACTGGATGATTAAAAATCCTATAATATCTGAAAAGGATAAAAAATTTAGTTCATTTAGTAAAATTAAAGCATCCAATAAATTGCCAAAACCTGTGAATGTATCATTATGA